The window GCAACGGGCGGGAATGCGGACTTGGTGTTCGACGCGATGAAGCGGCTTGTCACCGTGCGCGGCCGTCTCGAGCGCGCCGCGATCACGCCCTCGGGCGCGCCGGTCTATGTCGATTACGCCCACACGCCCGACGGACTGGAGGCCGCGATTGCCGCGCTGCGCCCGCACGTTTCGGGGCGTCTCATAGTCGTGTTCGGGGCCGGGGGCGACCGCGATACCGGCAAGCGCGCGCCGATGGGGCGCGTGGCCAGCGAACTGGCCGACATCGCCATCGTTACTGATGACAACCCGCGCGGCGAGGACCCGGCCGCGATCCGCGCAATGGTGCTCGAAGGAACGCAGGCGGGCGCCCGCGAAATCGGCGACCGGCGCGAGGCTATCGGTGCCGCGCTGGCCGAAGCGAAGGGCGGGGACATCGTCCTCATTGCAGGCAAGGGGCACGAGCAGGGGCAGATCATCGGCCGTGGCGAGGCCATGCGCGTGCTGCCCTTCGATGACGTGGACGTGGCGCGCGAGATGGCAGGCGCGCTGGCGAAAGGAGGTGACGCATGACGGCACTGGCACGCATTCTCGATTGGCCTGCACCCGAGGCGGAAGAGCAGGGGCAGGGCCTTTGGGATTCCGCGACGCTCGAACGCGCCTTGCGCGGCTCGGCGAGTGGTCCTTTCACCGTATCGGGCGTCGAGATCGACAGCCGCGATGTCGAGCCGGGTGACCTGTTCTTCGCCCTCAAGGGCGAGAGCATGGACGGCCACCGCTTCGTCGAGATGGCCTTCGCCAAAGGCGCGGCGGCCTGCGTCGTCGACCGTCCGGTCGAAGGGCCGCACATCCTTGTCAAGGACACCACCGAGGCGTTGGAGCGTCTGGGCGCCGCGTCGCGCCAGCGCGCGCGCGGGCCGGTGATCGGGGTGACCGGGTCGGTCGGCAAGACCGGCGTCAAGGAGATGATCTTCGAAGGCCTTGAGCGTGCGACGCGCGGCGATGCGCACCGTTCGGTCAAGAGCTACAACAACCACGTGGGCGTCCCGCTCAGCCTTGCGCGCATGCCTGCCCGGGCTCGCTTCGGCGTGTTCGAGATGGGGATGAACCACGAAGGCGAGATCGCCGCGCTGACGCGCCAGGTCCGTCCGCATGTCGCGGTCATCACCACCATCGCGCCCGCCCACATCGAGAACCTGGGGTCCGAAGAGGCCATTGCCGACGCCAAGGCGGAGATATTCCAGGGGCTCGAACGTGGCGGCACGGCGGTGATCCCGGCCGACAGTCCGCATTACGAGCGCCTGCGCAAGGCGGCGCTGCGCTGCGGGGCGCGGGTCGTCGCCTTTGGGCGAGGAGCCAATGCCGACGTGCGTCTGCTCGACGCGGTCGATGCCATCGGCGGCGGATCGCTCGTCACCGCGGACATGGGCGACCGGCGCGTGTGCTACACGGTCGCCGCGCCGGGCGAGCACCAGGTGACAAACTCGCTTGCGGTCATGGCGGCCATCCGCGCCGTGGGCGGCGATCTGGGCGCAGCGGGCGTAGCGCTTGCCGAAATGGGCGGCCTTGCCGGACGCGGAGCGCGCCTTGAAATCGCGGTTTCAGGGGGGGAGGCCAACGCGGACGGTTCGCGCAGCGCGCTCCTCATCGATGAAAGCTACAACGCCAATCCGGCCTCGATGCGCGCGACGCTTGCGCAGCTCGGGCGCACCAACGCCCGGCGGCGCATTGCCGTGCTGGGCGCGATGAAGGAGCTGGGCACCCACGGTCCGGGCTATCACGCCGCGCTCGAAGAGCCGATCCGCGAGGCCGGTGTCGACTATCTGGTGCTGGTCGGCGATGAAATGCTCCCGCTCGTCCGGGAACTCGAAACCCGCGCGGATGCGGGGGAAAACGCCGCCTCCTCGCTTGGCAAACCGGTTGCCTTCGCGCATTGCCAGAGTGTGAGGGAGGCTGTGGATCGTGTGCGCGCTTTCGGGCTTGAAAGCGGGGATGCCATTCTCGTCAAAGGGTCCAATTCAGTGGGCCTGGCCTCGCTCGTTTCGGAGCTGAACAAGCAGGAAGGGTGAGGGTCGCTCCCGCAACATGCTGTATCTTTTCGCAGATTGGTTCGATTATCAGGGGCTTGCCAACCTCTTCCGCTACCAGACCTTCCGGGCCGGTGGTGCGCTTCTGTTTGCGCTGTTCGTCGGTCTTCTGATCGGTCCGAAGTTCATCAACATGCTGCGCGTGCGCCAGGGCAAGGGGCAGCCGATCCGCGAGGACGGCCCGCAGAGCCACCTTGCCAAGCGCGGTACGCCGACGATGGGCGGGCTGATGATCCTGACCGCGCTGATCGCGGCGATGGTCCTGTTCATGGACGTGACCAACCCGTTCGTGTGGGCCTGCATCGCGGTCACCATCGGCTTTGGCGCAATCGGCTTCATGGATGACTACGACAAGGTCGCCAAGCGCAGCACGGCGGGCGTTCCCGGGCGCGTGCGCCTGCTCATGGAATTCGCCGTGGCGGGCCTTGCCTCGTACATCATCGTCAGCCAGCTGAACACCAACCTCTACGTGCCTTTCCTGACCGGACGCTATATTCCGCTGGGGCCGCTCTATTATGTCTTCGCGGCCTTCGTGATCGTGGGCGCGGGCAATGCGGTGAACCTGACCGACGGGCTTGACGGTCTGGCGACCTTCCCGGTCTTCGTCGCGGCGGGGACCTTCGCGATCATCTGCTACCTGGCGGGCCGCGTCGACTTTGCGACGTACCTGGGCATTCCGCACGTCCCGGGCGCAGGCGAACTTGCGATCTTCTGCACTGGCATCATGGGCGCGTGTCTCGCCTTCCTGTGGTTCAACGCGCCGCCTGCGGCCGTGTTCATGGGCGATACCGGGAGCCTGGCACTCGGCGGTGCGCTGGGCTGCATCGCGGTCGCCGCGCACCACGAGATCGTGCTGGCGGTCGTGGGTGGTCTCTTCGTGCTGGAAGCCGCTTCGGTCATCATCCAGGTCTTCTGGTTCAAGCGCACCGGCCGCCGGGTCTTCCGCATGGCGCCGATCCACCACCATTTCGAACAGTTGGGCTGGAAGGAATCGACGGTCGTCGTGCGCTTCTGGATCATCTCGCTCGTGCTGGCCGTCCTGGGCCTCGCCACGCTGAAACTGCGATAAGGAGAACTGTGCAGGTGATCGTCTCCCCCGCCTTTGCCGGCAAACGCTACGCGGTCCTCGGGCTTGCCCGTTCGGGGATGACGGCGGTGCGCTCGCTGCTGGCGAGTGGGGCCCACGTGATGGCGTGGGACAGCCGCGACGAGCCGCGCCAGGCGCTGCTGCGGGACTGCGAGGCGGGCACCTGCGAGATCGCCGATCCCACGAGCGCGGACCTTTCCGGCTACGACGGGGTCGTTGTCTCGCCGGGCGTGCCGCTCAACAGCCATCCGATTGCCGCAGCCGCAGCGCGGGCGGGTGTGCCGGTCATCGGTGACATCGAACTCTTCGCGCTCGCCCGCGCCAGCCTGCCGGAGCATCGGGTGGTGGGCATCACCGGCACCAATGGCAAGTCGACGACAACGGCGCTCGTGCGCCACCTCCTGGAAAAGGCCGGAGTACCGGCGCGCATGGGCGGCAACATTGGCCTGCCGATCCTGGGAACGGTGCCGCTCGAGCCCAACGCGAACGGTTCGGGCGTCTATGTGCTGGAGCTTTCCAGCTACCAGATCGACCTCACCCACAGCCTCGATTGCGACGTGGCGGCGCTTCTCAACGTAACGCCCGATCACCTCGATCGCTACGATGGCTTTGCCGCCTACGCCGCCTCCAAGGCGCGTCTTTTCGCAATGCAGACGCCCGGCCACGCGGCGGTCTTCGGCAAGGGCGATGCGCAGACGCTGGGCGTGGCCCGGCGCGAGGAAGCCCGGCGCGAAGGCAAAGGCGTTGCCCGTGTCGACGGTGCCGACCTCGACGCGCTGCAGAAGGACTGGCCTTCGCTCCAGGGGCCGCACAACCTCCAGAATGCCGCGGTCGCTATCGCCATTGTCGAGGCGCTGGGGATCGCGCGCGCCGATTGGGAACCGGGTCTTCGCGACTTTCGCGGGCTGCCGCACCGCATGGAATGCGTCGCGCGCGCCGATGGGGTCGATTACATCAACGACAGCAAGGCCACCAACCCGGCTTCGGCCGCGCCTGCCATTGCCGCTTTCCCGCCCGATCCTGCACCGCGCATCCACTGGATCGTGGGCGGTCTGCCCAAGGGCGAGGACCTCGACGAGTGCAAGCCCTGGTTCGGGCATATCAAGGCGGCCTACACCATCGGCGATGCGGGCCCGCTCTTTGCCGAGATCCTGGAGCCCTATACCCCCATCGTGCGCAGCGAGATGATGGCGCAGGCGATCCGCCAGGCCATGGATGCCGCCGTTCCCGGCGATGTCGTCCTGCTCTCGCCTGCGTGTGCCAGCTTCGACCAGTTCCGCGACTATGAAGCGCGCGGCGAGGCCTTCCGCCAGATCGTCGAGGCGCTGCTCGCGCCTGAGGATGGGGACGCGAAGGACGGGGAGGGGCGCGGCCAGGGAGGAGCAGCGGGCTGATGGCAAGTATTGCACCCGAGGGCCCGCAGGGCTTCACCATTCCCATGGCCGGAGCGCATCGCGGCGCGGTGAGCGGGCATTTCGCGCCCGCTACGGGCCCGCTGCCTGGCGGCAAGGGCCCTGGAGCCCGTACCCGGCGCCAGAGGCTGGCCGTTTGGTGGCAGGAGATCGACCGCTTTGCCTTGTACATCGTCCTGATCCTGATGGGGATCGGCGCGGTAGCGGTGGCGGCGGGATCGCCCGCCTCGGCGCGGCGTCTGTCGACCTCGGCCGAGCGGCTTCCCGATCTCTACTTCTTCTTCCTCCACATGCGCTGGCAGCTTGTGGGTATCGGCGCGCTGCTCTGGGCCTCCAGCCTCGACAAGGACGCGGCCCGGCGCTTTGGGATCCTGATCGCCGGCATCATGTTTGCTGCGCTCTTCCTCGTGCCGGTGGTCGGCTCGGAAGTGAACGGGGCGAAGCGCTGGCTGCGTCTGGGCTTCTCGCTCCAGCCCTCCGAGTTCCTCAAGGTGGGCTGGCCGATCCTGCTGGCCTGGATCCTGTCCTGGCGCGCGCGCGACCCGCACATCCCCGTCGTGGGCATCTGCGCCGCGCTGATGGTGGTTCTGGGCGGCCTGCTCATGCTCCAGCCCGACTTCGGCTCGACCATGCTGTTTTCGGGCAGCTTTGCGGTGATGGTGCTGCTGTCGGGCTTCGACTGGCGCCGCCTGGCGGCGCTGGGCGGCGTGGGCGTGGTCGGGCTCGTCATCATGTATTTCACCTATGACAACGGCCGCAACCGCATCGACAACTTCCTCTTCGGGGGCACGGCCTACGACCAGGTGGATCTTGCCGAGCGCACGCTGCTGAACGGCGGGTGGACGGGCCAGGGGTTCTGGATGGGCGTGCGCAAGATGTCGCTGCCCGAGGCCCATACCGACTATATCTTCTCGGTCATCGGCGAGGAGTTCGGCCTGCTGGCCTGCATGGTCATCGTCGCGCTCTACATCGCCTTCCTGGTGCGCGTGTTGATGCGCACGATCGATGAGGAAGATCTCTTCTCGGTGCTGGCCGCGGCGGGCATTGCCGCGCAGTTCGGCGGGCAGGCCTTCATCAACATCCTCGTCAACCTGCAGCTCTTTCCCTCCAAGGGCATGACGCTGCCGCTCATCAGCTATGGTGGTTCGTCTACCATTGCGCTGTGCCTGACGATGGGCCTTCTTCTCGCCATCACCCGGCGCAATCCCTTTATCCAGCGCGAGCGTTTTACCTTGCGCACCAATGGAGAGCTTTCATGAGCGGCCCCTCGCGGCACTACGTTCTTGCGGCCGGTGGTACCGGCGGCCACCTGATCCCGGCCTTTGCGCTGGCCGCCGAGCTTCACGCGCGCGGGCACCATGTCGCGCTGATCACCGACGAGCGCGGCGCGAAGATTCCCGGCAAGCCCGACTACCTGACGACGCACGTCCTCCCGCAGGGCCGCATCGCGGGCAAGAACCCGCTGAGCTGGCTCAAGGGCGCGCGCGGCGTGCTGAAGGGACGGAGCATGGCCAAGCGCTTGTTCGAGAGCTTCCAGCCCAGTGCCGTGATCGGCTTTGGCGGCTATCCCTCGCTCCCCACCATGCTGGCGGCCAGCGCGATGAAGATCCCGACCGTCCTGCACGAGCAGAACGCGGTGCTGGGGCGGGTGAACCGCTATTTCGCCAAGCGCGTCAATGCCATCGCCACCCCGTGCGAGGATGTCGACTTCCTCGATGCGCGCCATGAGAACAAGGTCACGCTGGTTGGCAATCCGGTCCGCGAGCAGGTGCTGTCCCTGCGCGAGGAGCCGTTCCCGGACTTCTCGGAAGACAGCCTGTTTCGCATTCTCGTGACCGGCGGCAGCCAGGGCGCGCGGATCCTGAGCCAGGTCATCCCCGAGGCGCTGGCGATGCTTCCGCCCACGCTGTGCTCGCGCCTTCAGGTGATCCAGCAGTGCCGCCCCGAAGACATCGACGGCGTGCGCCAGCGCTACGCGCATCACGGTATTCCGGCCGAGCTTGCGACCTATTTCGAGGACATGGCCGAGCGGCTTGCCGGCGCGCACCTGTTCATCGGGCGCTCGGGAGCCTCGACGATTGCCGAGCTGACCGCCGTGGGCCGTCCGGCGATCCTGATCCCGCTGCCTTACGCGATGGACGACCACCAGGTCGCCAACACGCGTGAGATCGTGGCGGCGGGCGGGGCGCGCGTCATCCGCCAGCCCGCGATCACGACCGAGGACCCGGACCTTCTGACGGGTGACAAGCGCAACGCGCTGCTGCGCGAGCAGGGCGCGATCTTCGACAAGATGGCCAAGGACATCTGCCTCCAGGTCCAGGCCATTGCCAAGAACCCGCAGACGCTCGCCAACGCGGCGCATGCCTCGTGGAACTGCGGCTATCCCAAGGCGGCCAAGGACCTTGCCGATCTTGTCGAAAGCTTCGGGGCCGCGCCGATCATGGACGTGCTGCGCGTCGTGCCCGAAGGCGGAGCCCCTGCGCGGGGCGGCGAGGCGCTCGCCCGCTCCGTTTCTGCGACCAACAAGGAATTTGCCCAGTGAAAGCCGTCGGCACCGATATCGGGACCATCCACTTCGTCGGCATTGGCGGCATCGGCATGTCGGGCATCGCCGAAGTCATGCACAACCTGGGCTACTCGGTGCAGGGCTCGGACATGGCCGAGAGCTACGTCGTCGAGCACCTGCGGTCGCGCGGGATCACGGTGAACATCGGCCAGCGGGCGGAGAACGTGAACGGGGCGGCGGTTGTCGTGACCTCGACCGCGGTCAAGCGCACCAACCCCGAAGTCGTCTACGCGCTGGAGAACCGCATTCCGGTCGTGCGCCGGGCCGAGATGCTGGCCGAGCTGATGCGCCTCAAATCGACCGTGGCGGTCGCGGGCACCCACGGCAAGACCACCACGACCTCGATGGTCGCCGCGCTCCTCGATGCAGGGGGGATCGATCCCACCGTCATCAACGGCGGCATCATCAACGCCTATGGGTCCAACGCGCGCCTGGGCGAGAGCGACTGGATGGTGGTGGAAGCCGACGAGAGCGACGGCTCGTTCCTGCGCCTTGACGGCACCATCGCGGTTGTCACCAACATCGATCCCGAGCACCTCGATCACTACGGTTCGTTCGACAAGGTGAAGGAAGCCTTTGTCGAGTTCATCGAGAACGTGCCGTTCTACGGCGCGGCGCTCCTGTGCATCGACCACCCCGAGGTCCAGGCGGTGATCCCCAAGGTGCGCGACCGCCGTGTCGTCACCTATGGTTTCAGTGCGCAGGCCGACATTCGCGGCGAGAACGTGACCCCGATCCCGGGCGGCAACCGCTTCGATGTGGCGCTGCGCCAGCGCGACGGCTCGTTCCAGCGCATCGAGGGTATCGAGCTTCCCATGCCCGGCCGCCACAACGTGCAGAACGCGCTCGCCGCAGTCGGCGTCTCGATCGAGATGGGCTGTCCGCACGAGGTCATCCGCACCGGTTTCTCCAAGTTCGGCGGGGTCAAGCGCCGCTTCACCAAGGTCGGCGAAATCGCCGTGGGTGAGGGCACGGTTTCGGTCATTGACGACTACGGCCACCATCCGGTCGAGATCCGCGCCGTGCTGGCGGCCGCGCGCGAGGGTGTGAAGGGCCGCGTCATCGCGGTTGCCCAGCCGCACCGCTACACGCGCCTGCGCGACCACATGGACGAGTTCGAAAGCTGCTTCAACGATGCCGATGTGGTCTACATCACGCCGGTCTATGCTGCGGGCGAAGAGCCGATCGAGGGCGTCGACAGCGCGCACCTGGTCAAGGGCCTGAAGTCGCGCGGGCACCGCTCGGCTCAGGAAATTGCAGGCGCCGATGCGCTTGCAGAGAGGTTGGCCGAGACGATCCTGCCGGGCGACATGATCGTGTGCCTGGGGGCAGGCGATATCACCAAGTGGGCCGCCGGGCTCGCCGCCGCGATCACGGAAAAGCGCAAGGCATGAGCGATCTCGCGGCCTCCCTTCCGCCCGTCCGGGGCAAGCTGACGGCGAACGCGCCGCTGGCCCCGCTCGTCTGGTTCAAGGCGGGTGGATGCGCGCAGTGGCTGTTCGAGCCCAAGGATACCGAGGACCTGCAGGCGTTCCTCAAGGACCTTGATCCTACGGTTCCGGTCATGGCCCTGGGACTGGGCTCCAACATGATCGTGCGCGACGGCGGCGTTGCCGGCGTGGTGATCCGGCTGGGCAAGCCCTTTGCCAAAGTGACTGCGGGCGAGGATCTCACGCTCGAATGCGGGGGCGGGGCGAGCGGTATCCTGGTTTCTTCCACCGCGCGCGATGCGGGGATTGCGGGAACCGAGTTTCTGCGTTCGATCCCGGGCACGGTGGGCGGCTTTGTGCGCATGAACGGCGGCGCCTATGGTGGCGAGGTCAAGGACATCCTGGTCGCGTGCGACGTGGTCCTGCGCGACGGATCGCTGCGCACGCTGGCCAACGCGGATCTGGGCTACACCTACCGCCATTCCGAACTCCCGGCAGGCGCGGTGGTTGTCGCCGCGCGCTTCCAGGGCCGTGCGGGCGATCCCGCCGAGATTCAGGCCGAGATGGACCGCATTTCGGCGAGCCGCGAAGCCTCGCAGCCGCTGCGCTCCAAGACCGGCGGCTCCACGTTCAAGAACCCGCAAGGGACCTCGGCGTGGAAGCTGGTCGACGAGGCCGGGTGCCGGGGGCTCCAGCTGGGCGGGGCGCAGGTTTCGGAAAAACACACCAACTTTCTTCTCAACACCGGCGATGCCACCGCCAGCGACATCGAGGCGCTGGGCGAGGAAGTGCGCCGCCGGGTCAAGGAAGCCTCGGGCGTCACGCTCGAGTGGGAAATTCAACGAGTAGGATCGCATAAGTGACACTCCCCAAGCTCCACGTCGCCGTCCTGATGGGTGGCTGGTCGAACGAACGTCCCGTCTCGCTGATGAGCGGCGAAGGCGTGGCCAAGGCGCTTGAGAGCAAGGGCCACAAGGTCACGCGCATCGACATGGACCGCGAGGTCGCGCAGCGCCTCGCCGAGGCGAAGCCCGATGTTGTCTTCAACGCGCTGCACGGCGCGCCGGGCGAGGACGGTACGGTGCAGGGCATGATGGACCTGATGGGCCTCACCTACACGCATTCAGGGCTCGCGACTTCGGTCATCGCGATCGACAAGGAACTGACCAAGCAGGCGCTCGTCCCGCATGGCGTGCCCATGCCCGGCGGCCGCGTGGTCGAGACCGAGACGCTGTTCACGAAGGACCCGCTGCCCCGTCCTTACGTGCTCAAGCCCGTCAACGAAGGCTCGTCGGTGGGCGTCGCCATCGTCACGGAGGAGGGCAATTACGGGAACCCGATCAGCCGAGAGGCCAAGGGCCCCTGGCAGGAATTCGCGACGCTCCTGGCCGAGCCCTACATTCGCGGCCGCGAGCTGACGACGGCGGTGATCGGTGAGCGCGCGCTGCTCGTCACCGAACTCAAGCCCAAGTCCGGTTTCTACGACTTCGATTCCAAGTACACCGACGGCATGACCGAGCATGTCTGCCCCGCCGACGTCCCCGCCGAGATCACCGAGGCG is drawn from Novosphingobium decolorationis and contains these coding sequences:
- a CDS encoding UDP-N-acetylmuramoyl-tripeptide--D-alanyl-D-alanine ligase, with amino-acid sequence MTALARILDWPAPEAEEQGQGLWDSATLERALRGSASGPFTVSGVEIDSRDVEPGDLFFALKGESMDGHRFVEMAFAKGAAACVVDRPVEGPHILVKDTTEALERLGAASRQRARGPVIGVTGSVGKTGVKEMIFEGLERATRGDAHRSVKSYNNHVGVPLSLARMPARARFGVFEMGMNHEGEIAALTRQVRPHVAVITTIAPAHIENLGSEEAIADAKAEIFQGLERGGTAVIPADSPHYERLRKAALRCGARVVAFGRGANADVRLLDAVDAIGGGSLVTADMGDRRVCYTVAAPGEHQVTNSLAVMAAIRAVGGDLGAAGVALAEMGGLAGRGARLEIAVSGGEANADGSRSALLIDESYNANPASMRATLAQLGRTNARRRIAVLGAMKELGTHGPGYHAALEEPIREAGVDYLVLVGDEMLPLVRELETRADAGENAASSLGKPVAFAHCQSVREAVDRVRAFGLESGDAILVKGSNSVGLASLVSELNKQEG
- the murG gene encoding undecaprenyldiphospho-muramoylpentapeptide beta-N-acetylglucosaminyltransferase, with the translated sequence MSGPSRHYVLAAGGTGGHLIPAFALAAELHARGHHVALITDERGAKIPGKPDYLTTHVLPQGRIAGKNPLSWLKGARGVLKGRSMAKRLFESFQPSAVIGFGGYPSLPTMLAASAMKIPTVLHEQNAVLGRVNRYFAKRVNAIATPCEDVDFLDARHENKVTLVGNPVREQVLSLREEPFPDFSEDSLFRILVTGGSQGARILSQVIPEALAMLPPTLCSRLQVIQQCRPEDIDGVRQRYAHHGIPAELATYFEDMAERLAGAHLFIGRSGASTIAELTAVGRPAILIPLPYAMDDHQVANTREIVAAGGARVIRQPAITTEDPDLLTGDKRNALLREQGAIFDKMAKDICLQVQAIAKNPQTLANAAHASWNCGYPKAAKDLADLVESFGAAPIMDVLRVVPEGGAPARGGEALARSVSATNKEFAQ
- the murD gene encoding UDP-N-acetylmuramoyl-L-alanine--D-glutamate ligase; the protein is MIVSPAFAGKRYAVLGLARSGMTAVRSLLASGAHVMAWDSRDEPRQALLRDCEAGTCEIADPTSADLSGYDGVVVSPGVPLNSHPIAAAAARAGVPVIGDIELFALARASLPEHRVVGITGTNGKSTTTALVRHLLEKAGVPARMGGNIGLPILGTVPLEPNANGSGVYVLELSSYQIDLTHSLDCDVAALLNVTPDHLDRYDGFAAYAASKARLFAMQTPGHAAVFGKGDAQTLGVARREEARREGKGVARVDGADLDALQKDWPSLQGPHNLQNAAVAIAIVEALGIARADWEPGLRDFRGLPHRMECVARADGVDYINDSKATNPASAAPAIAAFPPDPAPRIHWIVGGLPKGEDLDECKPWFGHIKAAYTIGDAGPLFAEILEPYTPIVRSEMMAQAIRQAMDAAVPGDVVLLSPACASFDQFRDYEARGEAFRQIVEALLAPEDGDAKDGEGRGQGGAAG
- a CDS encoding FtsW/RodA/SpoVE family cell cycle protein, with translation MASIAPEGPQGFTIPMAGAHRGAVSGHFAPATGPLPGGKGPGARTRRQRLAVWWQEIDRFALYIVLILMGIGAVAVAAGSPASARRLSTSAERLPDLYFFFLHMRWQLVGIGALLWASSLDKDAARRFGILIAGIMFAALFLVPVVGSEVNGAKRWLRLGFSLQPSEFLKVGWPILLAWILSWRARDPHIPVVGICAALMVVLGGLLMLQPDFGSTMLFSGSFAVMVLLSGFDWRRLAALGGVGVVGLVIMYFTYDNGRNRIDNFLFGGTAYDQVDLAERTLLNGGWTGQGFWMGVRKMSLPEAHTDYIFSVIGEEFGLLACMVIVALYIAFLVRVLMRTIDEEDLFSVLAAAGIAAQFGGQAFINILVNLQLFPSKGMTLPLISYGGSSTIALCLTMGLLLAITRRNPFIQRERFTLRTNGELS
- a CDS encoding D-alanine--D-alanine ligase, translated to MTLPKLHVAVLMGGWSNERPVSLMSGEGVAKALESKGHKVTRIDMDREVAQRLAEAKPDVVFNALHGAPGEDGTVQGMMDLMGLTYTHSGLATSVIAIDKELTKQALVPHGVPMPGGRVVETETLFTKDPLPRPYVLKPVNEGSSVGVAIVTEEGNYGNPISREAKGPWQEFATLLAEPYIRGRELTTAVIGERALLVTELKPKSGFYDFDSKYTDGMTEHVCPADVPAEITEACKALALRAHQLLGCKGTSRSDFRWDDTQGVEGLFLLETNTQPGMTPLSLVPEQAKACGIEYPDLVEAIIAEALADVKPHKATSP
- the murC gene encoding UDP-N-acetylmuramate--L-alanine ligase; this encodes MKAVGTDIGTIHFVGIGGIGMSGIAEVMHNLGYSVQGSDMAESYVVEHLRSRGITVNIGQRAENVNGAAVVVTSTAVKRTNPEVVYALENRIPVVRRAEMLAELMRLKSTVAVAGTHGKTTTTSMVAALLDAGGIDPTVINGGIINAYGSNARLGESDWMVVEADESDGSFLRLDGTIAVVTNIDPEHLDHYGSFDKVKEAFVEFIENVPFYGAALLCIDHPEVQAVIPKVRDRRVVTYGFSAQADIRGENVTPIPGGNRFDVALRQRDGSFQRIEGIELPMPGRHNVQNALAAVGVSIEMGCPHEVIRTGFSKFGGVKRRFTKVGEIAVGEGTVSVIDDYGHHPVEIRAVLAAAREGVKGRVIAVAQPHRYTRLRDHMDEFESCFNDADVVYITPVYAAGEEPIEGVDSAHLVKGLKSRGHRSAQEIAGADALAERLAETILPGDMIVCLGAGDITKWAAGLAAAITEKRKA
- the murB gene encoding UDP-N-acetylmuramate dehydrogenase, which encodes MSDLAASLPPVRGKLTANAPLAPLVWFKAGGCAQWLFEPKDTEDLQAFLKDLDPTVPVMALGLGSNMIVRDGGVAGVVIRLGKPFAKVTAGEDLTLECGGGASGILVSSTARDAGIAGTEFLRSIPGTVGGFVRMNGGAYGGEVKDILVACDVVLRDGSLRTLANADLGYTYRHSELPAGAVVVAARFQGRAGDPAEIQAEMDRISASREASQPLRSKTGGSTFKNPQGTSAWKLVDEAGCRGLQLGGAQVSEKHTNFLLNTGDATASDIEALGEEVRRRVKEASGVTLEWEIQRVGSHK
- the mraY gene encoding phospho-N-acetylmuramoyl-pentapeptide-transferase; translation: MLYLFADWFDYQGLANLFRYQTFRAGGALLFALFVGLLIGPKFINMLRVRQGKGQPIREDGPQSHLAKRGTPTMGGLMILTALIAAMVLFMDVTNPFVWACIAVTIGFGAIGFMDDYDKVAKRSTAGVPGRVRLLMEFAVAGLASYIIVSQLNTNLYVPFLTGRYIPLGPLYYVFAAFVIVGAGNAVNLTDGLDGLATFPVFVAAGTFAIICYLAGRVDFATYLGIPHVPGAGELAIFCTGIMGACLAFLWFNAPPAAVFMGDTGSLALGGALGCIAVAAHHEIVLAVVGGLFVLEAASVIIQVFWFKRTGRRVFRMAPIHHHFEQLGWKESTVVVRFWIISLVLAVLGLATLKLR